In Anaerolineales bacterium, a genomic segment contains:
- a CDS encoding glucose-1-phosphate thymidylyltransferase, with product MKGLILSGGKGTRLYPLTYTRAKQLIPVANKPVLSRVIEAIRAAEITEIGIITGDTAAEIMEAVGDGSQFGVRVTYIPQSAPLGLAHAVKTAQGFLGEERFVMFLGDNVIEGGIETLIRDFAHHPEWNSQIVLTRVEKPQQYGVAKLHADGSIEQLVEKPAVPPSDLALVGIYMFDHHIFEATDAIQPSKRGEYEITDAIQWLINSGYTVFPHIHEGWWIDTGRPDDMLHANSLVLEELTPTINGTVDATSSVDGRVTVEKGAAIINSIIRGPAIIGEGTRIINSYIGPFTSIYHHVVVENCEIEQSMILENSTLKDIPTRIQFSLIGRNVTLMHNVARPQTLKLTLADNSTLGLV from the coding sequence ATGAAGGGTTTAATCCTGAGCGGGGGAAAGGGGACGCGGCTTTACCCCCTGACCTATACCCGCGCTAAGCAGTTGATTCCGGTGGCGAACAAGCCCGTCCTGTCTCGGGTGATTGAGGCGATCCGCGCCGCCGAAATCACCGAGATCGGGATTATCACGGGAGACACCGCTGCCGAAATCATGGAGGCAGTGGGGGATGGGTCGCAGTTTGGGGTGCGCGTCACCTACATCCCCCAAAGCGCCCCGCTTGGTTTGGCGCACGCCGTCAAAACGGCGCAGGGCTTCCTTGGCGAGGAACGGTTTGTCATGTTCCTTGGTGATAACGTCATTGAGGGGGGCATCGAGACGCTGATCAGGGATTTTGCCCATCACCCCGAATGGAACAGCCAGATTGTGCTAACCCGTGTGGAAAAGCCGCAGCAGTATGGCGTGGCGAAACTTCACGCCGATGGGAGCATCGAACAACTCGTAGAAAAACCAGCCGTGCCACCCTCGGATTTGGCACTGGTGGGCATTTACATGTTCGATCATCACATTTTTGAGGCGACGGACGCGATCCAGCCCTCCAAACGGGGGGAATATGAGATCACCGACGCCATTCAATGGTTGATCAACAGCGGTTACACAGTGTTCCCGCATATTCATGAGGGATGGTGGATCGACACCGGACGCCCCGATGATATGCTCCATGCCAACAGCCTTGTGTTGGAGGAACTGACGCCAACGATCAATGGGACGGTAGACGCGACATCCAGCGTGGATGGGCGGGTGACGGTGGAAAAAGGGGCGGCGATCATCAACAGCATCATTCGCGGTCCGGCGATCATCGGAGAGGGGACGCGGATCATCAACAGCTACATCGGACCGTTCACCAGCATCTACCATCATGTCGTGGTGGAAAACTGCGAGATTGAGCAGAGCATGATCCTTGAAAACAGCACCTTGAAGGACATCCCCACGCGAATTCAGTTCAGCCTGATCGGGCGCAACGTGACACTGATGCACAATGTGGCACGCCCACAAACGCTAAAACTGACACTGGCGGATAACAGCACGTTGGGCTTGGTCTAG
- a CDS encoding 4Fe-4S binding protein, protein MFGTGILKGLGVTFRHFVTTFVEDIQWLGKKRDLDVFQQKQSLANRGMVTVEYPDEKIAVPERFRFVPFLVTYNQDDPEYAGKDWCTSCGICAKVCPPQCIWIVRGTDPVTKRPKPEPENFFIDIDICMNCGYCAEYCPFDAIKMDHDYELASYDRTSAHIFDKAKLSKELRYWESIAPTTAAEEREGRKGYDHTDVQKARKKAGLEPSRVGPVSEKAAEPEPVVPAASAAAVAAGETPAPAASVAAAPAAAAAVADADKPTTPGNWVKRGKRWVNLDAPVAVTKRSREPGSE, encoded by the coding sequence ATGTTCGGAACAGGCATTTTGAAAGGTCTGGGCGTGACCTTCCGTCACTTCGTCACGACCTTTGTCGAAGATATACAGTGGTTGGGCAAAAAGCGAGATCTGGACGTTTTCCAGCAAAAGCAGAGCCTTGCCAACCGCGGCATGGTCACAGTGGAATACCCCGATGAAAAGATCGCCGTGCCAGAGCGGTTTCGTTTCGTCCCCTTCCTTGTCACCTACAATCAGGATGACCCTGAGTATGCTGGTAAGGATTGGTGTACGTCGTGCGGCATTTGCGCCAAAGTTTGCCCGCCGCAGTGTATTTGGATTGTGCGCGGCACAGACCCCGTGACAAAGCGCCCTAAACCAGAGCCGGAAAACTTCTTCATCGACATCGATATCTGCATGAACTGCGGCTACTGCGCCGAATACTGCCCGTTCGATGCGATCAAGATGGATCACGACTACGAGCTTGCCTCGTATGACCGCACGAGCGCTCATATCTTTGATAAGGCGAAGCTCTCCAAAGAACTGCGCTATTGGGAGTCAATTGCCCCGACGACTGCCGCCGAGGAACGGGAAGGGCGCAAGGGGTACGATCACACCGACGTTCAGAAGGCACGGAAAAAGGCGGGGCTTGAGCCTTCCCGTGTTGGACCCGTCAGCGAGAAAGCGGCTGAACCCGAACCCGTCGTTCCGGCTGCCTCGGCTGCTGCTGTGGCGGCGGGTGAGACACCCGCGCCCGCTGCGTCGGTGGCTGCTGCGCCTGCTGCTGCTGCTGCGGTGGCGGACGCTGATAAACCAACGACGCCCGGCAATTGGGTGAAACGTGGAAAACGGTGGGTGAACCTTGATGCACCTGTCGCCGTGACGAAGCGCTCCCGCGAGCCTGGGTCGGAGTAG
- a CDS encoding NADH-quinone oxidoreductase subunit D, translating to MTDQVQAQPTTANAASTYEALLARFPGAVTRDSRKGYQGVIISNDKLVEVATAIRDEFGFNYLSSLTAVDYLGAGDHLEVVYHAFSVPQGGDPVVFKAQTQRDDAVIPSLVKVYPGADFQEREAYDLYGIHFPGHPNLKRILLWDGFEGYPMRKDWREAYYEEDHKPFGTRWPGGNVFRGEEHNPFGHNVRYPSGFTLDNYHEQSESEFQAGMTLGVDIMGDPAFNNDRLLVNLGPHHPSTHGVFRMMVQLSGETIEELEPVMGYLHRNHEKIGERNTWFGNMPFTDRLDYISSMGNNLGYALAVEQLLGIQANIPRRAEVLRVLMTELTRITNHLWAIGFLLNDLGAFFTPALYAIQIREYILDFFEAAAGSRMMCNYMRFGGVSKDIPESIRSEANLINDRIRDMNTQDYLQQLITERLPRSIDELDEYLSENEIIASRCIGVGVLPAEIAIANSCCGPLLRASGVAYDVRRAQPYSIYPELEFDICTRPNGDLMDRYFVRLDEMRESVRILKQLLPMLDDTKGQSIFGGKTSYSIKVPAGESYRAVENPKGELGYYVVSDGGGNPWRYHVRAPSFINLTVLGLLAKGHKVADVVAILGGIDIVLGETDR from the coding sequence ATGACTGATCAGGTGCAGGCACAACCCACAACCGCCAACGCCGCCTCAACCTACGAGGCGCTGCTGGCACGTTTTCCCGGCGCGGTGACGCGAGATTCCCGCAAGGGCTATCAGGGTGTCATCATCAGCAACGATAAGCTTGTTGAGGTGGCTACGGCAATCCGCGATGAGTTTGGTTTTAACTACCTCTCCAGCCTAACCGCCGTCGATTATCTCGGTGCGGGCGATCATCTGGAGGTCGTCTATCACGCCTTCAGCGTCCCCCAGGGGGGCGATCCCGTTGTTTTCAAAGCGCAAACGCAGCGCGATGACGCCGTGATCCCCAGTTTGGTCAAGGTCTACCCCGGCGCCGATTTTCAAGAGCGGGAAGCCTATGATCTCTACGGGATTCACTTCCCCGGACACCCCAACCTGAAACGCATTCTGCTCTGGGATGGCTTTGAGGGCTACCCCATGCGCAAGGATTGGCGCGAAGCCTATTACGAGGAAGACCATAAGCCCTTTGGCACGCGGTGGCCCGGCGGCAATGTCTTTCGTGGCGAGGAACACAACCCCTTTGGGCATAACGTCCGCTACCCCTCTGGGTTCACCCTGGATAACTATCACGAGCAATCGGAAAGCGAATTCCAAGCGGGGATGACGCTTGGTGTGGACATTATGGGCGATCCGGCGTTCAACAATGACCGCCTCTTGGTCAATCTCGGACCCCATCACCCCTCCACGCATGGCGTGTTCCGCATGATGGTGCAGCTTAGCGGCGAGACGATTGAAGAGCTTGAACCGGTGATGGGCTACCTCCACCGCAACCATGAAAAAATTGGCGAGCGGAACACCTGGTTCGGGAACATGCCCTTTACAGACCGCCTCGATTACATTTCCAGCATGGGGAACAACCTCGGCTATGCCCTTGCGGTGGAACAACTTCTTGGCATCCAGGCAAACATCCCCCGCCGTGCCGAAGTTTTGCGCGTCCTGATGACCGAACTGACGCGGATCACCAATCACCTGTGGGCGATTGGCTTCCTTCTGAACGACCTCGGCGCGTTCTTCACCCCCGCCCTGTATGCCATCCAAATCCGCGAATACATCCTCGACTTTTTTGAGGCGGCGGCGGGCAGCCGGATGATGTGCAACTACATGCGCTTCGGCGGCGTCTCCAAAGACATCCCCGAAAGCATCCGCAGCGAGGCAAACCTGATCAACGACAGAATCCGCGATATGAACACGCAGGACTACCTTCAGCAGTTGATCACCGAACGCCTTCCCCGCTCCATTGACGAATTGGACGAATACCTTTCCGAAAACGAGATCATCGCCAGCCGCTGCATCGGTGTGGGCGTCCTTCCGGCAGAGATCGCCATTGCCAATTCGTGCTGTGGTCCGCTGCTGCGTGCCAGCGGCGTCGCTTACGACGTGCGGCGGGCGCAGCCGTACAGCATCTACCCCGAATTGGAATTCGATATCTGCACGCGCCCCAATGGTGATCTGATGGATCGCTATTTCGTGCGCTTGGATGAAATGCGCGAAAGTGTGCGCATCCTCAAGCAACTTTTGCCCATGTTGGACGACACGAAAGGGCAGTCCATCTTCGGCGGCAAGACCAGCTATTCGATTAAAGTTCCGGCGGGCGAAAGCTACCGTGCGGTGGAAAACCCGAAAGGCGAGTTGGGCTACTATGTCGTCTCCGACGGCGGCGGCAACCCCTGGCGCTACCATGTCCGCGCCCCCAGTTTCATCAACCTAACCGTGTTGGGCTTGCTGGCAAAGGGACATAAGGTGGCGGATGTGGTCGCCATTTTGGGCGGGATCGACATTGTGTTGGGCGAGACAGATCGCTAA
- a CDS encoding chitinase: protein MQKFVRFIILTCVVISLFGGGAALGQGSPSPWQPNTPYSVGALVTYQGATYRCLQAHTSLTGWEPPNVPALWQFQSGTVATNTPTRTNTPNVPPTNTPTRTNTPNVPPTNTPTRTNTPNVPPTNTPSIAAWQPNTTYAVGALVIYQGVTYRCIQPHTSLVGWEPPNVPALWQVYSGGGNSPTPPPPTNTPTHTSTNPPVTVTFTPTFTRTPTNTPVPPTATGTITATYTPSHTPTNPPGGTYHKIGYFAQWGIYSRNYFVKDIDTSGSAAKLTHINYAFGNVKDGEFVCYIETRAGYGDGYADFQKGFTADQSVDGVADKWDDKLKGNFNQLKKLKAKHPHLKILISLGGWTWSKNFSDAALTPERRTRFVQSCIDLYIKGNLPIYGGEPAGGPGAAAGVFDGIDIDWEYPAAPGNDGNIYRPEDTVNFTLLLAEFRRQLNELTQQTGKPYLLTIAAPAGEDKYSKIQLGQIHQYLDFMNLMNYDYFGAWAATGPTNFHARLYGHPSDPSAPPAKFYSTDKSVTDYLAAGIPAKKIVVGVPFYGRGWTNVPNVNNGLFQSSPSMRAAPKIFPFGEDGIEDYKRLKTLGYPSFRDPITKSFWIYNGTTFWSYDDPTAMQEKMDYIKARGLGGAMAWELDGDDGTLMSAIDAGLR, encoded by the coding sequence ATGCAAAAGTTTGTCCGCTTTATCATCCTGACCTGTGTCGTTATCAGTCTGTTTGGCGGCGGCGCTGCCTTAGGGCAGGGGTCGCCCTCTCCCTGGCAGCCGAATACCCCCTATAGTGTTGGCGCACTGGTCACTTATCAAGGCGCAACCTACCGCTGTTTACAAGCACATACCTCGCTCACCGGTTGGGAGCCGCCCAACGTCCCCGCCCTGTGGCAGTTCCAAAGTGGCACCGTAGCCACCAACACACCGACGCGCACGAATACCCCGAACGTCCCCCCCACCAACACACCGACGCGCACGAATACCCCGAATGTCCCTCCGACCAACACGCCCACGCGGACAAACACCCCCAACGTCCCCCCCACCAACACACCGAGCATTGCCGCTTGGCAGCCCAATACAACCTATGCAGTTGGGGCGCTGGTGATCTATCAGGGGGTGACCTACCGTTGTATTCAGCCGCATACATCCCTCGTCGGGTGGGAGCCGCCTAATGTTCCCGCGCTCTGGCAGGTGTATTCCGGTGGCGGGAATTCCCCAACACCACCGCCGCCAACAAACACCCCCACCCACACCTCAACAAATCCACCTGTAACGGTCACCTTTACCCCGACCTTTACCCGCACACCAACGAACACCCCCGTTCCCCCAACGGCGACAGGGACAATCACGGCGACCTATACACCGAGCCACACCCCCACGAATCCTCCCGGCGGGACGTACCATAAGATCGGCTACTTTGCCCAGTGGGGTATTTACAGCCGGAACTATTTTGTGAAAGACATTGACACCAGCGGCTCAGCGGCAAAACTGACCCACATCAACTATGCCTTTGGCAACGTGAAAGACGGCGAATTTGTCTGCTACATTGAGACACGGGCGGGCTATGGCGATGGCTATGCCGACTTCCAAAAAGGCTTCACCGCCGATCAGAGCGTTGATGGTGTTGCCGATAAATGGGACGACAAACTGAAGGGGAACTTCAACCAACTGAAGAAGTTGAAGGCAAAGCACCCTCATCTGAAAATCTTGATCTCCCTTGGCGGCTGGACGTGGAGCAAGAATTTCTCCGATGCCGCGCTGACCCCCGAACGCCGGACGCGCTTTGTCCAGTCCTGTATCGACCTGTACATCAAGGGCAATCTCCCCATTTATGGCGGTGAACCCGCCGGAGGACCCGGCGCGGCGGCGGGCGTGTTTGATGGCATCGATATTGACTGGGAATACCCTGCCGCTCCGGGCAACGATGGAAACATCTACCGTCCAGAGGACACAGTGAATTTCACCTTGCTGCTGGCAGAGTTCCGCCGCCAGTTAAACGAATTGACGCAGCAAACGGGCAAACCCTACTTGCTGACCATTGCCGCGCCCGCTGGCGAAGATAAGTACAGCAAGATTCAGCTCGGTCAGATTCACCAGTACCTCGACTTCATGAATCTGATGAACTACGACTATTTCGGCGCGTGGGCGGCAACCGGTCCGACAAACTTCCATGCGCGGTTGTACGGGCACCCAAGCGATCCCTCCGCACCTCCAGCGAAGTTCTACAGCACCGATAAATCCGTCACCGACTATCTGGCGGCGGGAATCCCGGCAAAGAAGATCGTCGTTGGTGTGCCGTTTTATGGGCGGGGCTGGACGAATGTCCCGAATGTGAACAACGGCTTGTTCCAAAGCAGCCCAAGCATGAGGGCTGCGCCGAAGATTTTCCCCTTTGGCGAAGATGGCATTGAGGACTACAAACGGCTGAAGACTCTCGGCTATCCATCCTTCCGCGATCCGATCACGAAGTCCTTCTGGATTTACAACGGGACCACCTTCTGGAGCTACGATGACCCCACCGCCATGCAAGAAAAAATGGACTACATCAAGGCGCGGGGGTTGGGTGGTGCTATGGCTTGGGAACTTGACGGCGACGACGGCACGCTGATGAGCGCCATTGACGCTGGCTTGCGGTAA
- a CDS encoding NADH-quinone oxidoreductase subunit B translates to MTNGELNLHDLHNPDIPVPEEMQTNIAVTSLSSLYNWARSRSMWPMLFGLACCAIEMIATAASRYDFSRFGMEVMRATPRQADLMIVSGTVTKKMVVPIVRLYNQMPEPKYVLAMGACASGGGPFKEGYNVVSGIDKYLPVDVYVPGCPPTPQALIHGFIALHKKIEKQNLGVGASVPWYGAGPNEPVPMPILGPDLIDPRHAELIRREALLQRQTPTVAEAVGIGQPAEENAS, encoded by the coding sequence ATGACCAACGGCGAACTCAACCTACATGACCTGCACAACCCGGATATTCCTGTCCCAGAGGAGATGCAGACGAACATCGCCGTCACCAGCCTGAGCAGCTTGTACAACTGGGCGCGGAGCCGCTCGATGTGGCCCATGCTCTTTGGCTTGGCGTGCTGTGCGATTGAAATGATCGCCACCGCCGCCAGCCGTTATGACTTTTCCCGCTTTGGGATGGAAGTCATGCGGGCGACGCCCCGCCAAGCTGACCTGATGATTGTCAGCGGCACGGTGACGAAGAAAATGGTAGTCCCTATCGTCCGGCTCTACAACCAGATGCCAGAACCGAAATATGTGCTGGCGATGGGTGCTTGTGCCTCAGGCGGGGGACCTTTCAAAGAGGGCTACAATGTTGTCTCTGGCATTGATAAATACCTTCCGGTGGATGTCTATGTCCCGGGTTGCCCGCCCACCCCGCAGGCGTTGATTCATGGCTTTATTGCCCTTCACAAGAAGATCGAAAAACAAAATCTCGGCGTTGGGGCAAGTGTCCCCTGGTATGGCGCTGGTCCGAACGAGCCAGTTCCCATGCCCATCCTCGGACCTGACCTGATCGACCCCCGCCATGCCGAACTTATTCGCCGTGAGGCGCTTTTGCAACGCCAAACGCCCACCGTTGCCGAGGCTGTTGGTATCGGACAGCCCGCTGAAGAAAATGCTTCTTAA
- a CDS encoding CBS domain-containing protein, producing the protein MMLVGQHMTQPVQTITPHTNFREVRDLMHNKGIRRLPVVDHGKLVGIVTETDVMSTAPSPATTLSVYEIYTLLDRLEARQFMKHPVLAVAPDCPLQDAAQIMITHKIGCLPVVRATDVVGIITETDVMRVIVEMLGGGTQGCHFTVRIKDEPGTLAALCAAVANAGGNIISLAARAGSNEVTVKEQGANLEQLKKNLSEAKADLIVLQDGKPYTALHFGA; encoded by the coding sequence ATGATGCTTGTTGGTCAACATATGACTCAGCCCGTTCAGACGATCACCCCCCATACAAATTTTCGGGAGGTGCGCGATCTGATGCACAATAAGGGGATTCGCCGTTTACCCGTCGTTGATCACGGTAAGCTCGTGGGAATCGTCACTGAAACGGATGTGATGTCCACCGCCCCTTCACCGGCAACAACCCTCAGTGTCTATGAGATTTACACTCTTTTGGATCGCCTTGAAGCACGCCAATTTATGAAACATCCGGTGCTTGCGGTTGCCCCCGATTGCCCCCTTCAAGATGCGGCACAAATCATGATCACCCATAAGATTGGTTGTCTGCCTGTTGTGCGGGCAACGGATGTTGTGGGGATCATCACCGAGACGGATGTGATGCGCGTCATTGTGGAGATGCTTGGCGGCGGCACACAGGGGTGTCATTTCACGGTGCGGATCAAAGACGAACCTGGAACTTTGGCGGCGCTCTGTGCGGCGGTGGCAAATGCCGGAGGGAACATCATCAGCCTTGCCGCCCGCGCTGGCAGCAACGAGGTGACAGTGAAAGAACAAGGGGCGAACTTAGAGCAGTTGAAGAAAAATCTCAGCGAGGCAAAAGCCGATTTAATCGTTCTACAAGATGGGAAGCCCTATACCGCCTTGCACTTTGGTGCATAG
- a CDS encoding anion permease: MAAGVYMLTGLLAQVMGGQVAGLVTGPAAISAALQMGISPAAIAVTVATACSTIFLTPFSHAINVLIFAPGGYRFGDFSRVGWALTILCFIMMMIGLKAFGTCRV; the protein is encoded by the coding sequence TTGGCGGCGGGCGTTTATATGTTAACGGGCTTGCTGGCGCAGGTCATGGGAGGGCAGGTTGCCGGCTTGGTGACGGGACCAGCGGCGATCAGCGCCGCCCTTCAGATGGGGATCAGTCCGGCGGCAATCGCCGTGACGGTAGCAACCGCCTGTTCCACCATCTTTCTGACGCCCTTTTCGCACGCGATCAATGTCTTGATTTTCGCGCCTGGAGGCTACCGTTTTGGCGATTTTTCCCGCGTGGGATGGGCGCTGACAATCCTTTGTTTCATCATGATGATGATCGGGTTGAAAGCTTTTGGCACTTGTAGAGTCTGA
- a CDS encoding class I SAM-dependent methyltransferase, with translation MALVESDGMVGGCPFCACPHTRPLTPSPLGGVMHRCGRCASVFRLPLWIANEAAGLAVQGSIARAGEIAHGDRQAALRQAARRIHTTVRGAAGSPPRLLDIGCADGSFFDALRAEGGAGWELHGIEPDAAWMGHEYGGARVIHVPLNGADYAPEAFAAITANDVLYLLPNLVESVRQIRGWLRPGAVFLFDVPGIAYLRLRAAVGGVGGWRRTRLFQAYPYYPTMRGVDHLLRGAGFTRWEVYPEVGIRHPKTALRLVLNSYTALAHLPRMVRLAPKVVILAYVGG, from the coding sequence TTGGCACTTGTAGAGTCTGATGGGATGGTGGGGGGATGCCCGTTTTGTGCGTGTCCGCACACGCGCCCCCTGACGCCCTCGCCGCTTGGGGGGGTGATGCATCGCTGCGGGCGGTGCGCCTCGGTCTTTCGCCTTCCGCTTTGGATAGCAAATGAGGCGGCGGGGCTGGCAGTACAGGGTAGCATCGCCCGCGCGGGTGAGATTGCGCACGGAGATCGGCAGGCGGCGCTGCGGCAGGCAGCACGGCGAATCCACACAACAGTTCGTGGCGCGGCGGGCAGCCCTCCACGCCTGTTGGATATTGGCTGTGCCGATGGATCGTTCTTTGACGCGCTGCGAGCGGAAGGCGGCGCGGGGTGGGAACTGCACGGCATTGAACCCGACGCGGCGTGGATGGGACATGAGTATGGTGGGGCGCGGGTGATTCATGTGCCGCTCAACGGGGCGGATTACGCCCCAGAAGCGTTTGCGGCGATCACCGCCAACGATGTGTTGTATCTCTTGCCTAATCTTGTTGAGAGCGTGCGCCAGATTCGGGGGTGGCTGCGCCCCGGTGCGGTGTTCCTCTTTGATGTCCCCGGGATCGCTTACCTGCGTCTGCGGGCGGCGGTGGGCGGGGTGGGCGGGTGGCGGCGAACGCGGCTTTTTCAGGCGTATCCTTACTACCCCACCATGCGAGGGGTTGATCATCTGCTGCGGGGAGCGGGGTTCACTCGTTGGGAAGTCTACCCAGAGGTGGGCATCCGTCACCCGAAAACGGCGCTTCGCTTGGTGCTGAATAGCTATACCGCCCTTGCCCATTTGCCGCGGATGGTTCGCCTTGCGCCTAAAGTGGTGATCCTTGCCTATGTGGGCGGGTGA
- the iscX gene encoding Fe-S cluster assembly protein IscX has translation MGDGHLSPLCWDATYEIVQALIAHHPTADLESMGLAALAAMILALPDFEDDPTLVHEGLLTNILREWYEERKGSE, from the coding sequence ATGGGCGATGGACACCTCAGCCCGCTGTGTTGGGACGCCACCTATGAAATTGTGCAGGCGTTGATCGCCCACCATCCTACGGCTGATCTCGAATCGATGGGATTGGCGGCGTTGGCGGCGATGATTCTCGCTCTGCCCGATTTTGAGGATGATCCGACACTCGTCCATGAGGGGCTGTTAACCAACATTCTCCGTGAGTGGTATGAAGAAAGAAAGGGTTCGGAATGA
- a CDS encoding D-alanine--D-alanine ligase, translated as MTATNAKKLTVGVIFGGRSVEHDVSVVTGQQVIRALNPSRYEVVPLYITRTGVWLTGAPLTDIKTFQNANVAELMGVNETTLSSGTNPQGTITPPFAGYLKRSTLKKIDVLFPTIHGTHGEDGTLQGLFELADIPYVGCGVMASAVANDKITTKAVLKEHGIPVLPYVGLSRPQWRTNREAVLDVLNGIGYPLFVKPATLGSSIGIGRPEDRAAAAAALDVAFGLDRRVVVEQALEGAIEVNCALLGNDDPRPSVLEQPISFQEFLSYEDKYLRGGAGKGMKGAERHIPAPISEELTARIKDMAVAAFRAIDGRGTARIDFLVQAGEVYLNEVNTMPGSLAFYLWQAEGMSPPALCDALIQLALEAHAEKRRTIYDYRSPLLNQAALKGVKGLGGYKK; from the coding sequence ATGACCGCCACCAACGCAAAAAAGTTGACCGTCGGGGTTATTTTTGGGGGACGCTCGGTTGAACATGATGTCTCCGTCGTCACGGGGCAGCAGGTGATCCGCGCCCTGAACCCGTCACGCTATGAAGTGGTCCCCCTTTATATCACCCGCACGGGCGTCTGGCTGACGGGCGCTCCGCTCACCGATATAAAGACCTTCCAAAATGCCAATGTTGCCGAACTGATGGGGGTCAACGAGACGACTCTTTCCAGTGGGACAAACCCACAGGGGACAATCACACCCCCCTTTGCTGGCTATTTAAAGCGCAGCACGTTGAAAAAGATTGATGTTCTCTTTCCGACGATTCACGGTACACACGGGGAAGATGGGACGCTGCAAGGGCTGTTTGAACTGGCAGATATTCCCTATGTGGGCTGCGGCGTCATGGCATCGGCAGTCGCCAATGACAAAATCACGACGAAAGCTGTGCTGAAAGAACATGGGATTCCCGTCCTGCCCTATGTCGGGTTAAGCCGTCCCCAATGGCGGACAAACCGCGAGGCGGTGCTGGACGTACTGAATGGCATTGGCTACCCGCTGTTTGTCAAGCCCGCCACGCTTGGATCGTCCATCGGCATTGGACGCCCCGAAGATCGGGCGGCGGCGGCGGCGGCGCTCGATGTTGCCTTTGGGCTGGATCGGCGCGTCGTCGTTGAACAGGCGTTGGAGGGCGCAATCGAGGTGAACTGCGCCCTGTTGGGGAACGACGATCCGCGCCCCTCGGTATTGGAGCAGCCGATCTCCTTCCAAGAATTCCTCAGCTATGAGGATAAATACTTGCGCGGTGGGGCGGGTAAAGGGATGAAGGGTGCGGAACGGCACATCCCCGCCCCGATCAGCGAGGAACTAACAGCGCGGATCAAGGATATGGCAGTGGCGGCGTTCCGCGCCATTGATGGGCGGGGGACAGCCCGCATCGATTTCCTTGTGCAGGCGGGCGAGGTCTATCTGAACGAGGTGAACACCATGCCCGGCTCGCTGGCGTTTTACCTCTGGCAAGCGGAGGGAATGTCTCCCCCCGCCCTATGCGATGCGCTGATTCAACTGGCGTTGGAGGCGCACGCCGAAAAGCGCCGGACAATCTACGATTACCGCTCACCGCTGCTGAATCAGGCGGCATTGAAGGGGGTGAAGGGCTTGGGAGGGTATAAGAAATAG
- a CDS encoding glycosyltransferase, translating into MRILQTGQFWHGSDCLHIARAWEAEGAIVRRVPDETLFPDWRGRALRGVRRVLRPALRRAWNARLLAEARLFQPDVVFIANAHECAPQTVRALRTDGRRVMCFYHDAELYAHSRFLACVSEFDLVASPCWWHKERFEEVGAQAVMQVRYGYDPEAHQPVRLGERERAIYSADIVFVGSHWLPRAEAFAALIGRDFAHRLTLWGGRWGLLPTGSPLRACWRGREIHDGELRYVYGGAKAAIQWVKVGDQHNPRTFQIAACGGAILVAQRTEEHQAFFREDVEAVFFEGVEELRDKLNFWLRDDQEAARERMAAAARERCLAEDYGYRPVVRRYAAFFAGG; encoded by the coding sequence ATGCGCATCCTACAAACAGGTCAATTTTGGCATGGGTCAGACTGCCTCCATATAGCCCGCGCTTGGGAAGCAGAAGGGGCAATCGTGCGGCGCGTGCCGGATGAAACCCTGTTCCCCGATTGGCGCGGGCGAGCGCTGCGAGGGGTGCGGCGGGTGCTGCGTCCGGCGCTGCGGCGGGCATGGAACGCCCGCCTTTTGGCAGAAGCGCGGTTGTTTCAGCCCGATGTGGTGTTCATTGCCAACGCCCATGAATGCGCCCCACAGACAGTGCGGGCGCTGCGGACGGATGGGCGGCGGGTGATGTGTTTTTACCACGATGCGGAACTTTATGCGCATAGTCGTTTCTTAGCCTGTGTGTCAGAGTTCGATCTGGTGGCGTCACCCTGCTGGTGGCATAAAGAACGCTTTGAGGAAGTGGGCGCACAGGCGGTGATGCAGGTGCGCTATGGGTATGATCCAGAGGCACACCAACCAGTGCGGTTGGGAGAGCGGGAACGGGCGATCTACAGTGCAGATATTGTGTTTGTGGGGTCGCATTGGCTGCCCCGTGCCGAGGCATTCGCGGCATTGATTGGGCGGGACTTTGCCCACCGTCTGACGTTGTGGGGCGGGCGGTGGGGACTGCTTCCGACAGGATCGCCACTGCGGGCGTGCTGGCGCGGGCGCGAGATTCACGATGGGGAACTGCGTTATGTGTACGGGGGAGCAAAGGCGGCAATCCAATGGGTGAAGGTGGGCGACCAGCACAACCCGCGCACCTTCCAGATCGCCGCCTGTGGGGGGGCAATCCTCGTCGCGCAGCGGACGGAAGAACATCAAGCGTTTTTTCGGGAAGATGTAGAGGCGGTGTTTTTCGAGGGGGTGGAGGAGTTACGGGACAAGCTGAATTTTTGGCTGCGGGACGACCAAGAGGCGGCGCGAGAGCGAATGGCGGCAGCGGCGCGGGAGCGGTGTTTGGCGGAAGATTACGGCTACCGTCCGGTGGTGCGGCGGTATGCAGCGTTCTTTGCGGGGGGTTGA